Proteins encoded together in one Chryseobacterium taklimakanense window:
- a CDS encoding lysylphosphatidylglycerol synthase transmembrane domain-containing protein produces MISIVLLYFVFTKIPFSAVAALWKNVNVAYLAAAAILFLLSQIVSAKRLELYFTAANFNLSFKSNLELYFLGMFYNFFIPGGIGGDAYKIYLLNKKFGWSSRKLTSSLFNDRLSGLIAICIIICMLSLISLPEFKFHVLGLSILGLVAGYFLTAKMFRDFKKIYLKGLGFSLIVQALQIFCFIFLLKSIGVENGFVHYSLLFLASSILSLISFAGIGVREMLFFQAAKYFDFNPAYSVSASLLFTVITAFFSLLGLFFQIRTLNLKTTDPL; encoded by the coding sequence ATGATCAGCATAGTTTTGCTGTACTTTGTGTTCACCAAAATCCCGTTTAGTGCGGTGGCGGCTTTGTGGAAAAATGTAAATGTTGCTTACCTCGCTGCTGCTGCAATTCTTTTTCTGCTTTCTCAAATCGTGTCTGCAAAGCGCCTGGAACTTTACTTTACTGCTGCAAATTTCAACCTGAGTTTCAAGAGCAACCTTGAACTTTACTTTCTGGGTATGTTTTATAATTTTTTTATACCGGGCGGAATCGGCGGCGATGCATATAAAATTTACCTCCTCAACAAAAAATTCGGCTGGAGTTCGCGAAAACTTACTTCATCACTTTTCAATGACCGGCTGAGCGGGCTTATTGCCATTTGTATAATCATTTGTATGTTAAGCCTCATATCATTGCCGGAATTCAAATTTCATGTGCTGGGACTTAGCATTTTGGGATTGGTTGCCGGATATTTTTTAACAGCTAAAATGTTCCGGGACTTTAAAAAAATTTATTTGAAAGGGTTGGGATTCTCCCTTATAGTACAGGCTTTACAAATTTTTTGTTTTATTTTTTTACTTAAAAGTATCGGTGTAGAAAACGGATTTGTGCATTATTCGCTGCTCTTTCTGGCGAGCTCCATTCTCAGTTTGATATCTTTTGCCGGCATTGGTGTCCGCGAAATGCTTTTCTTTCAGGCGGCCAAATATTTTGATTTCAATCCGGCTTATTCAGTATCCGCGTCGCTGCTTTTCACGGTAATTACTGCTTTTTTTTCACTTTTGGGACTTTTCTTTCAGATAAGAACATTAAATTTGAAAACTACTGACCCGCTATGA
- a CDS encoding glycosyltransferase family 2 protein, which produces MNPNKFYSIVIPMYNEEGNAGLLMDKIKDAMRGYRYELILIDDFSKDRTVQQIKEKNDPNVVLIQLKKNYGQSSAMMAGFDYATGDYIITMDGDLQNDPSDIPAMVKLLEDGEYDLVVGNREKRKDSSVRTIPSKIANFIIKKSTKLHISDQGCALKVFTNDTAKDLNLYGENHRFISLMAHLNGAKIAEMPVKHHPRQHGVSKYGMNRTFKVINDLLLVLFNQKYLSKPIYLFGNIGLLAFTLGMIINIYLLVIKLLGQQIGGRPLLILGVLLVFIGIQLFTTGIIVDMLMKTYFESQNKRPFNIRKITTFGKNED; this is translated from the coding sequence ATGAATCCCAACAAATTCTACTCTATCGTCATCCCAATGTATAATGAGGAAGGCAACGCGGGGCTGCTGATGGACAAAATAAAAGATGCCATGCGGGGCTACAGGTACGAACTGATCCTGATTGACGATTTCTCTAAAGACCGTACTGTACAGCAAATAAAAGAGAAGAATGACCCAAACGTCGTTCTGATCCAGCTGAAAAAAAATTACGGCCAAAGTTCTGCAATGATGGCGGGATTCGATTATGCTACCGGCGATTACATTATTACAATGGACGGCGATTTACAGAACGATCCGTCCGATATCCCAGCGATGGTAAAACTGTTGGAGGATGGCGAATATGATCTTGTAGTGGGCAACCGTGAGAAAAGGAAAGACTCATCCGTGAGAACCATTCCATCAAAAATTGCCAATTTCATTATTAAAAAATCGACAAAACTCCATATTTCAGATCAAGGGTGCGCGCTGAAAGTGTTTACAAACGATACCGCCAAAGACCTTAATTTATACGGCGAAAACCACCGTTTCATCAGTCTGATGGCACACCTTAACGGTGCAAAAATCGCAGAAATGCCGGTAAAGCACCATCCAAGACAGCACGGCGTTTCCAAATATGGGATGAACCGTACCTTCAAGGTCATCAATGACTTACTGTTGGTTCTTTTTAATCAGAAATACCTCTCGAAACCGATTTATCTTTTCGGAAATATTGGACTTCTGGCTTTTACTCTCGGGATGATTATTAATATTTATTTACTGGTAATCAAACTTTTAGGCCAGCAAATTGGCGGAAGACCGCTGCTAATTCTCGGCGTTCTTCTGGTATTTATCGGTATTCAGCTTTTTACAACGGGTATCATTGTGGATATGCTGATGAAGACCTATTTTGAATCACAGAACAAGCGCCCTTTCAACATCAGAAAAATTACCACTTTTGGAAAAAACGAGGATTAG
- a CDS encoding ArnT family glycosyltransferase has translation MAQDTLLSNRQLIFLYIGFAIVYISGLFIPLMQNDSAQHATMAMRMALNNDFLNIYKGDNPYLDKPHMHFWLAAVSMKLFGINPVAYRIPALLCLALGAFSTKKLAELLYGNKNLGHTAALMFLSAQTVILSAHDVRTDAVLTGFVIFAIWQFVKFIKTQKLVFVVLAGLGTAVAFSSKGLMTLVIISFSVFAYLLYSREWTRFFNFKIIAGAVSFAVGVSPMLYAYHHQFGVDGIKFILLGQSVARMTGDGFAATNSDYLFFFHTLLWAFLPFSLLFYVGVFDRTKFFITSKFKKKIGAEFLTLGAFWMVMVVFSFSKFKLPHYLNGLIPVLAIFTAAYLFHLYRNRENKKIKILWIIQLVVIFTSIIGLGLLINSFTGIPYIGMYMLTAVVFALLLYRIFGTENLFSKYAYVSALFAIAVNLFLNTQFYPVLTQYQGSIKLAEYVNSHRLAKQNIYMLTNDEAWAFDFYTKQNTPRIEQVDLKPGNLVVVYDGALKDFKRPYEIVSSADNFRITKLSLKFLDPARRPGQLSKIYLIKIKG, from the coding sequence ATGGCTCAGGACACGCTGCTTAGCAACCGTCAACTGATTTTCTTATATATCGGATTTGCAATCGTTTACATCTCCGGGCTGTTTATTCCACTGATGCAGAACGATTCGGCGCAGCATGCTACAATGGCGATGAGAATGGCACTGAACAATGATTTTCTTAATATCTATAAGGGCGATAATCCTTACCTCGACAAGCCGCATATGCATTTCTGGCTTGCCGCCGTTTCGATGAAGTTGTTTGGGATTAATCCTGTTGCTTACCGCATTCCGGCACTGCTTTGCCTGGCTTTGGGTGCTTTTTCTACAAAAAAACTCGCTGAATTACTTTATGGGAATAAAAATTTAGGGCATACCGCAGCATTGATGTTTCTTTCAGCGCAAACTGTCATTCTTTCAGCTCACGATGTACGTACTGATGCGGTTTTGACGGGCTTTGTGATTTTTGCAATATGGCAGTTTGTAAAATTTATCAAAACCCAAAAATTGGTTTTCGTGGTTTTGGCAGGCTTGGGAACGGCGGTTGCATTCTCATCAAAAGGGCTGATGACACTGGTGATTATTTCTTTCAGTGTGTTTGCGTACCTGCTTTATTCCAGGGAATGGACGAGGTTTTTCAATTTTAAAATCATTGCGGGTGCGGTTAGCTTTGCTGTTGGGGTTTCACCCATGCTTTATGCGTACCACCATCAGTTTGGTGTGGACGGTATTAAGTTTATTCTTCTTGGGCAAAGCGTGGCGAGGATGACCGGCGACGGTTTCGCGGCTACCAATTCAGATTACCTGTTCTTTTTCCATACCCTGCTTTGGGCTTTCCTGCCGTTTTCGCTGCTGTTTTATGTTGGTGTTTTCGATCGGACGAAGTTTTTTATCACTTCTAAATTCAAAAAAAAAATAGGCGCAGAGTTCCTTACTTTAGGTGCGTTTTGGATGGTGATGGTGGTTTTCAGCTTCTCAAAATTTAAGCTTCCGCATTATTTGAATGGATTAATTCCGGTGTTGGCCATTTTTACGGCTGCTTATCTTTTTCACCTTTACAGAAACAGAGAAAACAAGAAAATCAAAATTCTCTGGATTATTCAACTGGTTGTGATTTTTACTTCAATCATCGGTTTAGGGCTTTTAATTAATTCATTTACCGGTATTCCTTATATCGGAATGTATATGCTCACTGCAGTGGTTTTTGCTCTTTTGCTTTATAGAATTTTTGGTACTGAGAACCTTTTCAGCAAATATGCGTATGTTTCAGCGCTTTTTGCAATTGCTGTCAATCTTTTCCTCAATACTCAGTTTTATCCGGTGTTGACTCAATATCAGGGGAGCATAAAACTTGCCGAATATGTAAACAGTCATCGGCTTGCCAAGCAAAATATCTACATGCTCACGAACGATGAAGCCTGGGCTTTTGATTTTTATACCAAACAAAATACACCTCGGATTGAACAAGTTGATCTGAAACCTGGAAATTTAGTTGTGGTTTATGATGGCGCACTGAAAGATTTTAAAAGGCCTTACGAGATTGTGAGCTCTGCAGATAATTTCCGGATCACCAAACTTTCGCTCAAATTTCTCGATCCGGCCAGGAGGCCAGGCCAACTTTCTAAAATTTATCTGATTAAAATAAAAGGGTAA
- a CDS encoding DUF2147 domain-containing protein, with the protein MKKMLFAFIALFFATFSFAQIEGKWKTIDDETGKPKSIVEIFKKSDGKYYGRISQLLIKPENNNCVKCKDDRKNKPLVGLEVIRGLKKDGNEFTGGTITNPKDGKTYNTAVVRNGNTLAVKAIVLGIAVKTQTWHLVK; encoded by the coding sequence ATGAAAAAAATGTTATTTGCTTTTATAGCACTATTTTTTGCCACCTTCTCTTTCGCGCAAATTGAGGGAAAATGGAAAACCATTGATGACGAGACTGGTAAACCAAAATCTATCGTAGAGATTTTCAAAAAATCAGACGGTAAATATTATGGCAGAATCTCACAGTTATTGATTAAGCCTGAAAACAACAACTGTGTAAAATGTAAAGACGACAGGAAAAACAAGCCGCTGGTTGGCCTGGAAGTCATCAGAGGGCTGAAAAAAGACGGTAACGAATTCACTGGCGGTACCATTACTAACCCGAAGGACGGAAAAACCTACAACACAGCTGTTGTAAGAAACGGTAACACGCTTGCAGTGAAAGCGATTGTTTTGGGAATTGCAGTTAAAACCCAAACCTGGCACCTGGTAAAATAA
- a CDS encoding pyruvate dehydrogenase complex E1 component subunit beta, whose translation MAEYTFREVIAQAMSEEMRKDESIYLMGEEVAEYNGAYKASKGMLAEFGPKRVIDTPIAELGFAGISVGAAMNGNRPIVEFMTFNFSLVGIDQIINNAAKIRQMSGGQWNCPIVFRGPTASAGQLGATHSQAFESWYANCPGLKVVVPSNPYDAKGLLKTAIQDNDPVIFMESEQMYGDKMEIPDEEYYIPIGKADIKREGKDVTLVSFGKIMKLAMQAAEDLEKEGISVEVIDLRTVRPLDYDTVLASVKKTNRLVVLEEAWPFASVASEITYMVQQKAFDYLDAPIKRITTPDAPAPYSSALFAEWFPKLEKVKEELKKAMYIKA comes from the coding sequence ATGGCAGAATATACTTTTCGCGAGGTTATTGCACAGGCAATGAGCGAGGAAATGCGCAAAGACGAATCCATTTATTTAATGGGTGAGGAAGTTGCAGAATACAACGGTGCTTATAAGGCGTCCAAAGGGATGCTGGCAGAATTCGGACCGAAAAGAGTTATCGATACCCCAATTGCAGAACTTGGATTTGCAGGGATTTCGGTAGGTGCTGCGATGAACGGAAACAGGCCGATCGTGGAATTTATGACGTTCAACTTTTCTTTGGTTGGTATCGACCAGATTATCAACAATGCTGCGAAAATCCGTCAGATGAGCGGCGGGCAATGGAACTGCCCAATCGTTTTCCGTGGCCCGACGGCTTCTGCAGGTCAGCTTGGTGCAACACACTCACAGGCTTTTGAAAGTTGGTATGCCAACTGCCCGGGGCTGAAAGTTGTAGTGCCGTCCAACCCTTACGACGCAAAAGGACTTCTGAAAACTGCAATACAGGATAATGACCCGGTAATCTTCATGGAATCTGAGCAGATGTATGGCGATAAAATGGAAATTCCTGATGAGGAATATTATATCCCAATCGGAAAAGCCGACATCAAAAGAGAAGGTAAAGATGTGACTTTGGTTTCTTTCGGAAAAATTATGAAACTGGCGATGCAGGCTGCAGAAGATCTGGAAAAAGAAGGCATCTCCGTTGAAGTTATTGATTTGAGAACTGTTCGTCCGCTGGATTACGACACTGTTTTGGCTTCCGTAAAAAAAACCAACAGACTGGTTGTTTTGGAAGAAGCCTGGCCTTTCGCTTCTGTAGCGTCAGAAATCACTTATATGGTGCAGCAGAAGGCTTTCGATTACTTGGATGCACCGATCAAGAGAATTACAACTCCGGATGCACCGGCACCTTATTCATCTGCACTTTTCGCAGAGTGGTTCCCGAAACTGGAAAAGGTAAAAGAAGAACTTAAAAAAGCGATGTACATCAAAGCTTAG
- a CDS encoding KUP/HAK/KT family potassium transporter, producing MATDAPGHHIDLKKLSFVGILVSLGIVFGDIGTSPLYVMKAIVNAFKEGSNMPFDEFIEGALSCVIWTLTLQTTIKYVVIALRADNKGEGGILALFSLVKNLKKRWLYLIAIIGASALVADGVITPSLTVMSAIEGLQIYNPHTPVVLITCVILLVIFFVQQFGTSVVGKFFGPVMVVWFLVLGAIGGYHLMGNYEILKAFNPYYAYNLITHSPSAIIILGAVFLCTTGAEALYSDLGHCGIKNIRVSWVFVKIMLILNYLGQGAWLLQNHERVQQEGINPFFGIMPDWMILPGIILATAAAIIASQALITGSFTIFSEAMSLNFWPNQKIDYPSGVKGQMYIPRINWGLLLFCIIVVVYFKESGRMEAAYGLSITLTMLMTTLLLAFWLLKKRVNRIYILGFLLVYLAIELGFFSANIIKFFEGGWITVILGGFIGVCMYAWYNGRLIKTKFINFVKLSKYVPVIKDLKLDVTIPKYATNLAFLSRAKMDDEVESKIIYSILRKQPKRADHYFILNIRNQEDPYTFKYTVDEIMPGTIFKVNFLLGFKVDRRINDYFDDVLKDLMAEGIIPASSPHPSLRAYHIPPDLKYVIIDNTYINDKLLTVKEKITLNIYNFVKYIGSDDFKSWGVSPHNVVVESAPLLDQDIVTERIQQAGFKKYES from the coding sequence ATGGCAACAGATGCACCTGGTCATCATATTGATCTAAAAAAACTTTCTTTTGTAGGGATTCTTGTATCATTGGGAATTGTTTTCGGCGATATCGGTACATCACCGCTTTATGTGATGAAAGCAATTGTGAATGCTTTCAAAGAGGGCTCTAATATGCCTTTCGATGAGTTCATTGAAGGTGCGCTTTCCTGTGTAATATGGACCCTTACTTTGCAAACCACAATCAAGTATGTGGTTATCGCACTTCGGGCCGATAACAAGGGCGAAGGCGGCATTCTGGCACTTTTTTCTCTTGTAAAAAATTTGAAGAAGCGCTGGCTTTATCTTATCGCCATCATTGGTGCATCAGCTTTGGTGGCGGATGGCGTTATTACACCGTCTTTAACGGTGATGTCAGCAATTGAAGGCCTTCAGATCTATAACCCGCATACGCCGGTGGTACTGATCACCTGCGTGATTTTGTTGGTGATATTCTTTGTGCAGCAGTTCGGTACCAGTGTTGTTGGGAAATTTTTCGGGCCCGTGATGGTGGTTTGGTTCCTGGTTCTTGGGGCTATTGGCGGATACCATTTAATGGGTAATTATGAGATTTTAAAAGCTTTCAATCCCTATTACGCCTATAATTTAATCACCCATTCACCCAGTGCAATTATCATTCTTGGGGCAGTTTTCCTCTGTACTACAGGGGCTGAGGCGCTTTACTCCGACCTTGGGCATTGTGGAATCAAGAATATCAGGGTAAGCTGGGTTTTTGTAAAAATTATGCTGATTCTGAATTATTTGGGTCAGGGCGCATGGCTGCTTCAAAATCACGAAAGGGTACAGCAAGAAGGGATTAATCCGTTTTTTGGAATTATGCCTGACTGGATGATTTTACCGGGTATAATTTTGGCAACTGCAGCTGCGATTATTGCTTCACAGGCGTTGATCACAGGCTCCTTCACCATTTTTTCAGAAGCGATGTCGCTTAATTTCTGGCCAAATCAAAAAATAGATTATCCTTCGGGTGTAAAAGGGCAGATGTACATCCCAAGAATCAACTGGGGATTGCTTTTGTTCTGCATTATCGTTGTTGTTTATTTTAAGGAATCCGGCCGAATGGAAGCTGCATACGGGCTTTCAATAACACTTACAATGCTGATGACCACTTTGCTTCTGGCGTTTTGGTTGCTCAAGAAGCGGGTAAACAGGATCTACATTCTTGGTTTTCTCCTCGTTTATCTCGCCATTGAGCTGGGCTTTTTCAGTGCAAACATCATCAAGTTCTTCGAAGGCGGATGGATCACTGTGATTCTCGGTGGATTTATCGGCGTTTGTATGTATGCTTGGTATAACGGAAGGCTGATCAAGACGAAATTCATCAATTTTGTAAAACTTTCCAAGTATGTACCGGTTATCAAAGACCTGAAGCTGGACGTGACCATACCGAAATACGCGACGAACCTGGCGTTTTTAAGCCGTGCCAAAATGGACGACGAAGTGGAGTCCAAGATCATCTACTCTATTTTACGGAAACAGCCCAAAAGAGCGGATCATTATTTTATCCTGAATATCAGAAACCAGGAAGATCCTTACACCTTTAAATATACGGTGGATGAAATTATGCCCGGCACGATCTTCAAAGTAAATTTCCTTCTGGGTTTTAAGGTTGACCGCCGGATCAATGATTATTTTGATGATGTTTTGAAGGATTTAATGGCAGAGGGTATAATTCCGGCATCCAGTCCGCACCCTTCGCTGAGGGCTTACCACATACCGCCCGATTTGAAATATGTGATCATCGACAATACCTATATCAACGATAAACTTTTGACCGTAAAAGAAAAAATAACCCTGAATATCTATAATTTTGTGAAATATATTGGGAGTGACGATTTCAAATCATGGGGAGTTTCACCGCACAACGTGGTGGTGGAATCCGCACCGTTGCTCGATCAGGATATCGTTACGGAGCGAATTCAGCAGGCCGGCTTCAAAAAATATGAATCATAA
- a CDS encoding Fur family transcriptional regulator: MSAQQKESSHTVIKEVLKQYLQEKGFRNTPERYTILEEIYNMDHHFNVDDLYLLMMQKKYHVSKATIYNTIEIFLDAGLIRKHQFGEKTLSSSSYEKSYFDKQHDHLVIYKKGSDKEIEEIIEFCDPRIQGIKDAIEQAFGVNIDSHSLYFYGTKKD, encoded by the coding sequence ATGAGCGCACAACAGAAAGAAAGCAGCCATACGGTCATAAAAGAGGTTCTGAAACAGTATCTTCAGGAAAAAGGCTTCCGCAATACACCCGAACGCTATACCATCCTCGAAGAAATCTATAATATGGATCATCATTTCAATGTGGATGACCTCTACCTGCTTATGATGCAGAAAAAATATCACGTTTCCAAAGCTACCATATACAACACCATTGAGATTTTCCTGGACGCGGGTCTCATCCGTAAGCATCAGTTTGGGGAAAAGACCTTAAGCTCATCTTCCTACGAAAAATCATACTTTGATAAACAGCACGACCATTTGGTGATCTACAAAAAAGGTTCAGACAAGGAAATTGAAGAAATCATCGAGTTCTGCGATCCACGGATTCAGGGCATCAAAGACGCTATCGAGCAGGCTTTTGGCGTAAATATTGATTCTCATTCGCTGTACTTTTACGGAACCAAAAAAGATTAA